In Helianthus annuus cultivar XRQ/B chromosome 8, HanXRQr2.0-SUNRISE, whole genome shotgun sequence, a single genomic region encodes these proteins:
- the LOC110873540 gene encoding LRR receptor-like serine/threonine-protein kinase, translating into MPATLSSNPNIFIILITIFFFINPCHSIDSQGQALLQWKTTLNTSTNALQSWNPSDPTPCNWVGIQCNSNSKVVSIILKFVDIQGSLPSNLHSLNSLSVLTISSTNLSGQIPKEFGEYRELTVIDVSDNSITGEIPPEICQLANLETFVVNTNYLQGGIPDSIGNLSNLRNLLLFDNQLSGEIPKSIGNLKNLQVFRAGGNKNLKGKLPDEIGNCSNLIMLGLAETSISGAIPTKIGNLKKVQTIALYTSILSGPVPEEIGNCTELRNLYLYQNSISGSIPRSIGELRKLENLLLWQNNLVGTIPVELGWLPELMTIDLSENSLTGNIPASFGALSKLQELQLSVNKLSGEIPITITNCVSLTHLEVDNNQLTGEIPATIGKLQSMTLFFAWQNNISGYIPASLSECENLQALDLSFNNLIGTIPTQILSLKNLTKLLLISNDLTGFIPPEIGNCTNLYRFRVNGNRISGTVPSEIGYLKNLNFVDMSNNKLVGMIPNSISGCVNLEFLDLHSNGLNGVVPDSLPRRLQFLDLSDNRLSGFLSSGIGLLTELTKLNLGKNRISGGIPSEIGDCRRLQLLDLGDNGFSGEIPKRLGQMPSLEIALNLSCNGFTGEIPQEFIGLSKLASLDLSRNKFTGELNVLSGLQNLVSLNVSYNEFTGEVPNTPFFRSLPSSNLAGNRALYISGSVVTPADKMSSTGRARSSAKVAMSILVSISVVLVLLGIYTLVRMRIAKKEMLNEKWEITFYQKMEVYVDEIVHGLTSANVIGTGSSGVVYRVTTSSGETLAVKKMWSPDESGPFRSEIETLGSIRHKNIVRLLGWGSNPTVKLLFYDYYPNGSLSSLLHDSGKCGVEWETRYEVVLGVAHALAYLHHDCVPPILHGDVKAMNVLLGPNLQPFLGDFGLARLVTKEQNGVLSQSQRPQLAGSYGYMAPEHGSLQRISEKSDVYSFGVVLLEVLTGRHPLDPTLPGGAHLVQWVQDHLQAKKDPIDILDPKLRGRADPQMHEMLQTLAVSFLCVSQRPNDRPIMNDVVAMLEEIHHEDSTNSDTGLKGKLSVNPPSPTPTRKMVLQGSSNCSYAFSDESVK; encoded by the exons ATGCCTGCAACTTTATCATCAAACCCTAATATATTCATTATCCTCATCaccatcttcttcttcataaacccTTGTCACTCCATTGACTCACAAGGTCAAGCTCTATTACAATGGAAAACCACCCTAAACACCTCCACAAATGCATTACAATCATGGAACCCATCAGACCCAACCCCATGCAACTGGGTTGGAATCCAATGCAATTCCAATTCAAAAGTTGTTAGTATTATTCTAAAGTTTGTTGATATACAAGGCTCATTACCTTCAAATCTACACTCTCTCAACTCCTTGAGTGTTTTAACAATCTCGTCGACAAATCTCTCCGGACAAATCCCGAAGGAGTTCGGAGAGTATCGCGAGCTTACGGTGATCGACGTTTCTGACAACTCGATCACCGGAGAGATTCCGCCAGAGATTTGTCAGCTGGCAAATCTCGAGACGTTCGTGGTTAACACGAACTATCTCCAAGGCGGAATCCCGGATAGTATAGGGAATCTTTCCAATCTTAGAAACTTGTTGTTGTTTGATAATCAGTTGAGTGGTGAGATTCCAAAAAGTATTGGAAACTTGAAAAATCTTCAAGTGTTTAGAGCTGGCGGGAACAAGAATTTAAAAGGAAAATTACCAGATGAAATTGGGAATTGCAGTAATCTAATAATGTTAGGCCTGGCAGAAACCAGCATTTCCGGCGCAATTCCGACAAAAATCGGGAACCTAAAAAAGGTCCAGACAATAGCGCTATACACATCGATACTGTCTGGACCGGTTCCCGAGGAAATCGGGAACTGTACGGAGTTAAGGAATCTTTACCTGTACCAAAACTCGATTTCCGGGTCAATCCCGAGGTCCATCGGAGAGCTTCGAAAGCTCGAAAACTTGTTGTTATGGCAGAACAATTTAGTCGGGACGATACCCGTCGAGCTCGGGTGGTTACCCGAGCTTATGACGATAGATTTATCCGAAAATTCGTTAACCGGAAACATTCCGGCGAGTTTCGGAGCTCTTTCGAAGCTTCAAGAGCTTCAGTTATCGGTTAACAAATTGTCCGGTGAGATTCCGATCACTATAACAAACTGTGTTTCATTGACTCATTTAGAAGTTGATAACAATCAACTCACCGGAGAAATTCCGGCAACCATCGGAAAACTACAGAGTATGACTCTGTTTTTCGCCTGGCAGAATAATATTTCCGGCTACATTCCGGCGAGTTTATCTGAGTGTGAGAATCTTCAAGCTTTGGATCTTTCGTTTAATAATTTGATCGGAACAATTCCGACACAAATACTTTCACTCAAAAATCTTACGAAATTACTGTTGATTTCGAATGATTTGACCGGTTTTATCCCGCCGGAGATCGGAAACTGTACGAATTTGTATCGGTTTCGGGTCAACGGTAACAGAATTTCCGGTACTGTTCCATCAGAAATTGGGTATTTGAAGAATTTGAATTTTGTTGATATGAGTAACAATAAACTGGTGGGAATGATCCCGAATTCCATATCCGGGTGTGTGAATCTTGAGTTTCTTGATCTGCATTCCAATGGTTTGAATGGTGTGGTTCCGGATTCGCTTCCTCGGAGGTTACAGTTTCTTGACTTGTCGGATAATCGGCTTTCGGGTTTCTTGAGTTCGGGTATTGGGTTGTTAACCGAGTTAACGAAGTTGAATTTGGGGAAGAATCGGATTTCGGGGGGGATACCGTCGGAGATTGGTGATTGTAGGAGGCTGCAGTTGTTGGATCTCGGAGATAATGGGTTCTCCGGTGAGATACCGAAGCGGTTGGGGCAAATGCCGTCGCTTGAGATCGCGTTAAACCTTAGTTGTAACGGGTTCACCGGAGAAATCCCGCAGGAGTTTATCGGGTTGAGCAAGTTAGCGAGTCTCGATTTGTCTAGGAATAAGTTTACCGGCGAGTTAAATGTACTTTCGGGGCTTCAAAACCTTGTTTCGCTTAACGTGTCGTATAACGAGTTCACCGGAGAGGTACCGAACACTCCGTTTTTTCGAAGCCTCCCGAGTTCGAATCTAGCTGGAAACCGAGCTCTTTACATTTCGGGTTCGGTTGTTACTCCGGCTGATAAAATGAGTTCCACGGGTCGTGCCAGGTCATCAGCCAAAGTGGCGATGTCGATCCTAGTCAGCATTAGCGTGGTACTCGTCCTACTTGGCATTTACACGTTGGTCCGAATGCGAATAGCGAAAAAGGAAATGTTAAACGAAAAATGGGAGATTACATTTTATCAAAAGATGGAAGTTTATGTTGACGAAATCGTTCACGGGTTAACTTCCGCGAACGTGATCGGTACCGGAAGCTCGGGGGTCGTGTATAGAGTAACGACTTCGAGTGGGGAAACTTTGGCGGTTAAGAAGATGTGGTCACCAGACGAATCTGGCCCGTTTAGGTCTGAAATCGAGACGCTGGGTTCGATCAGACACAAGAACATTGTTCGGTTGTTAGGGTGGGGTTCGAACCCGACGGTTAAACTTTTGTTTTATGATTATTATCCTAACGGAAGTTTGAGTTCGTTACTCCATGATTCGGGGAAATGCGGAGTCGAATGGGAGACTAGGTACGAGGTTGTACTAGGCGTGGCTCACGCGCTTGCGTATCTACACCACGATTGTGTGCCTCCGATTTTACATGGGGACGTGAAAGCGATGAATGTGTTGTTGGGCCCAAACCTACAACCTTTTCTTGGTGATTTCGGGCTCGCTAGACTCGTTACCAAAGAACAAAACGGCGTGTTGTCGCAAAGCCAGAGACCGCAGTTAGCCGGTTCTTATGGATATATGGCACCCG AACATGGCTCGTTACAACGTATTAGCGAAAAGAGTGATGTGTATAGTTTTGGTGTGGTGCTATTGGAAGTACTCACTGGAAGACATCCACTAGATCCAACTTTGCCAGGTGGTGCACACTTGGTTCAATGGGTTCAGGACCACTTGCAAGCTAAGAAGGACCCAATTGACATTCTTGATCCCAAGCTTAGAGGAAGAGCCGACCCGCAAATGCACGAAATGCTTCAAACACTAGCCGTTTCGTTTCTTTGTGTAAGCCAACGGCCCAATGACCGTCCGATCATGAACGACGTGGTGGCAATGCTCGAGGAGATCCACCATGAGGATTCTACAAATTCAGACACCGGTTTAAAAGGGAAATTATCGGTCAATCCCCCGTCCCCGACTCCCACTAGAAAAATGGTTTTACAAGGCTCTTCAAATTGCTCATAtgctttctcagatgaatctgTCAAGTGA